GTAAATGAAAACAATGATGATTGGTAGTGGGTATTTCCTACATGGGTATTTCCTAACTTACAAGTTCCTTCTcacagcaaattaaattttctggACACTCATTGTATTTCTCAAAAGATGATACTGCTTTTCTACATTCAGAATCATTCAGACAGAAGAATTTTCCGTCCGGTCCACAGGACTTCGGAGCCTTGGGAGAGTCCTATTTAATTGTTAATACCGCATTAAATATGAACAATaagttttaaacaaatatgaagGTTCCTTACATTAAAACAGCAATTTTGGAATGATGGACATCCGTACGCTGTTGAACAACTCGAATTGGTATATGGGATATCTTGCCAATAAACACATCGACCATTTCGGATATAGCACCCGTTTTTTTGGATTGCTGTGCCGATACCCAGAAAAACTGAGGTAAGAAGAAGGGCATGTGGCATTGCCTGGAATTATTGATAAAACTGAAGAAACAGTGAGGGGAAGTTCTCATTTTTATAGCCCTTTTTTATTGATTGAGTTGTTTTGCATCAGATTCTTGCGAATCATTTTTTACATTGATTTCGAAATATATCAAATCAGCCCTTTAGGTGATCTTATCACCTCGTTTTCAATGCATAAGAAAATAATTCTAGGaacatttgtatatattatctaaaaaaaaattctaggaacatatatgtatattgtctGAAAAGTCTAGGGgcttataaaaacatatagtAATGCCGATTTCAGATGAAATCATATCGATTGGAAATCTGTCaattaatcaaaacaaatatcACATCAAAGTCAGCTGATAAGCGATGACCCTTGACTATCCCTATCCGACGTGTAATGCAAAACGAGACCCTATAAAAGGTAGGAAATTATTGAATCTGGTATTAGTTACGACTGAAATTTCCAACGGAAGCATCATTATGAATCCAACACTTTTCCTAAggtaatttaattgttttttaaaattatatttgtattcCTAACCCTTGATCATTTTTCCTCAGCTTCCTGGTGGTCATCATCGGGAGCCTCGTGTGGACAGCCACTGCCCAAGAGGACTTGGAATCTCAAAAGCAGCGTATAATTGAGATCTTTAAAAATGCTGATGCTGGTTCCATTGGGGAGAGCGACGTCGTCTTTCTAGTGCACTTCCTCGAAAAGCACAGAAATGTGATTCCCTTGACACCCGAACAACAATCCCTAGCTGACGCTATAGTGAGGAAATATAATGAGGAGAAGGCCAAGCAACCTTTGGTGGAGGGTGCACCGCCTCAAGGCGGTTGGATTACCGACGCTTTAAAGAAGCTCGCTGTAGAAGTGGGCCTCGCACTTGCCGAGGCTATAAAGAAAACTTTGAGACCTTAGAAACTTGAGATCGTTTAATGGTTTTTTGTAACATAATCATGTTTTGAGGACTTTATGGTCCCAATAAATTGGAAATAATTGGCATACAGATGTGGtggtgtttttatttattgggcTAATTCTAATCCatgaaaaattgtttttatacttGTTGTTCCTTGTTGTTCCttgttgtttattgtttttttatatttgtccCTAAATTGGGTTCTCGCGTCCTATGTACCTATTATATTGGCCATTAgtgtattatttttgaataggTGGAAAACATGGATAAGCAAGACCGAGTTTTACAGCCCGGTTCACGTCTAGACTGTTATTGGCACTCTCTAATGCTTGTCGTTTCGCAGCCATACGTCAGAAGGTTTCCGTAGTGTAGTGGTTATCACGTGTGCTTCACACGCACAAGGTCCCCGGTTCGAACCCGGGCGGAAACAGATAcaccttttttattttcgatatttttaacattttgtaACATTTTGTATAGTTAactaagtttttttttgtaatctGGTTTTTAAATACgtccttaattttaaaagtaaaaaaaacacaccTAATTTGTACatggaattaaaaaaagcacactgaaattaatttaaaaaaatttaataaaaaatatactatgGGCTCAACCGGGATTTGAACCCGGGACCTCTCGCACCCAAAGCGAGAATCATACCCCTAGACCATTGAGCCTCATGCCCGAGTGCGGGCTGCCTTGCAGTTTCGAGGCATCGCAAAAAAATGTCTTATGAAAAACGAAGCAGACAAATATAGAGCGAAGCCATCTGTCtctaaaaataccaaaataaattattgctTCAGGTGGTGTCAacaaagataaatatatattgttttgaaTACTTTAGCGTCTCTTAAAGATACCGCTGCCATAGCCGCCACCAAAGGCGCTGGCAGAGCTGAAGGAGGAGGCGTAGCTTTGAGAGCCTGCAAAGCCGCCACCGAAGCCACCACCGTATCCACCGAATCCACCGCCCAGACCACCGAATCCGCCCTTCCAGCCGTGCTTGATGGGCACCACTACGGGCTGGGGCACTGGCACGGGAATGGGCTGCGGAATGGCCACTGGAACCGGGACGGGCTGGGGCACTGGAATCGGTTGAGCGACGGGATAGGGCACAAAGTTGTTATAGACCGGTGCATAGCCTCCACCGAACTTGCCGCCAAAGCCGTGGGCGTGAGCCAGGCCCAAGCAAAGCATCAGAGACAGACTCAATAATGTTATCTGCAGGGGAAGTACATCTGTCAGCCAAGACTTAGATATGAAAGTAAGACACGACCACTCACCGTGCTTGTTCCCATGTTGTCCGGTGTTCTAAGCATGACCAAGTCGAGAACGGCCGTATTTATAGCAACCTCCAGCACTTCCTGTACTTCCTTTTCGCGACGAGTTCAAAGAACTGCCAAAAACTTGATTCACAACTAGTTCTCTAGCCAATCGATTTTTATTGTGCCAAATTTTAGTCGCATCAACTAAGGCAAAAATATAACTAATCGTGAGAAAAACATTGAATTCGGTTAAGTTTAGTGGGGGTTGAAGGTCGTCCGTCTGCCGTGTTCCGGGACCATGTGGGCGTGGGTTTTTTAGAACTTTGGTATAAAAACTGAAACACTCGTTGGTTAAGCAAGTCAGTTTTGTTCAAGACGATTCAGAAACATGGTCAAGATCAGAACTTCGGTGAGTGGAAGCAGCCAGTCCTATTTTACGAAATTATCCTCATGGGTCTATTTACATTTTCCAGTTGGTGGTGCTACTGTCGCTCTGCGCCTGTTGTCTGGCCCAGTATCAGTATCCACAGCAGCGCCCATCCCCATCCTCGGGAACTGGAGCCCAGCCCACGGGTGGACAGGTGGATAACCGCATTTTGGGAAATCTGCTTGGCGGCGGAGGTCTTTTtggaggaggcggcggtggcggaggCGGCCTCTTTCCCAACATCTTGGGCCTTTTGGGCGGCAACCGACCTCAACCACAAGTAGTGCCTCAGCCCTACCCAGTTCCAGTTCCCTACGGTGGAGGTTATGGAGGCGGTGGATATCCCCCCGTCTTTGGTGGCGGCTACACTGGAGGCCTGGGAGGCGGTTTTCCTGGTGGCGGCTTTGGCGGTGGATTCGGCAATCCCTACGGCGGCGGTTATTATGGCTAAGCTCAGGAGTTGCTGAATTCCCCAAGTATTATTTGCAAATGTTTTCGAGATTAGTCGTTTAAGTTGTTGACATTGaccattaaattaaaattcatgttaaaaaaaaaaatagtgtCCGGGTTGTTTTCACTTTGGCTAAATGGTGGACACAAGGGGATGTAGCTCAGATGGTAGAGCGCTCGCTTAGCATGTGAGAGGTACGGGGATCGATGCCCCGCATCTCCAacggttttctttttttttcgttttgctcaaaaaataaacacgtttattttgttttaattgtttaacatACCTTGGAGTTTCATTcgctaaattaaaaataattttgcattTCATTTAGTGATATCGCTCGCAGCAAAAATTGAAATACGCAAATAGCAAGACGGCAGCCAAGCGGCTCAATGGTCTAGGGGTATGATTCTCGCTTTGGGTGCGAGAGGTCCCGGGTTCAAATCCCGGTTGAGCCCGTTgatcttttttgttttaaattttttatttctattttgttattaaagaAAACGAtctaaattaattgaaataaaaataaaaaaaataaagaaaaaactataacACCAATTGGAGATGCGGGGCATCGATCCCCGTACCTCTCACATGCTAAGCGAGCGCTCTACCATCTGAGCTACATCCCCGATATGCTAAGGTGTGTCAAATGTCCTAGTTGTGAGTCATTACTATGCTTATGCTCTAACTGAGCAATTTAATTTGTCGATGGCCACGAGCAAAACTTGTTTCTTGACCAAGATAACGACTTTCAGCCTTGAGTGTGCTTGGCTGTTTGAAATTAGATAAGAAGTACGCAATGCGGGTTCGTTGAAACCAACTTATGCATttaatttccgtttccggtcAGTGAAAGTTGCCCAAAAGAAAACACAAACACCTGGCAATTGGGTCTGGGACATCCTTCTTGGCCATTGTTGCCCCAGgacaaacacaaataaactCGTGCTGGAGGGAAATGGACTGAGATGGACAGGAGTCAACGCCTTAACATGTGGGGAAGCAGATACCGATGCCGTTCTATCTGCGATCCCAGTTACCAGATCCGTCCACTATCTGCACTTTCACACTTCTGTTTATTCAACTGTCGCTTGGTTGGCGcacttgtttgtttgtttgttacGGCCACGCCCCTGGGCACGGGCAACgctctattattattttcgcaagttatataaaaataataacagagCGGACTCCGAGGCAGAGGCTGCGGCTGCGGCTATGGCTACGGCATGGAGCTGACCAGCCCGGTGGATGGCCATCCATTATGCTGCCGGGCATTTATTTGCCAAACAATTGAatcgtcctcctcctgctccttggACAGCTTGCAACCACTTCATCAGCCATCCCCGTCCTCTTCCTCGACGGCAGCTATCTTATGGTTTATGATGGAATCAAAACAAATGCCGGAGCAGCGTCGTAGCCGGAGCTCATCCTTTCGATGGCAAGGAtcctgatgatgatgatgagttTGTTTATGCAGATTGCTTGTGGAGTTTTTCCTTCGGCGTTAATGGATAAATGGgcatgtgagtgtgtgcgtgggTAACCCTTTTATTCCATTTTTAAGGAAGCGCTGGGCCACTTTCGAAATCTAGTTGGTAATGTCaacaaaatgattttaattgcACATCTCAATGGTTttcgtttaattttattgatacTAGCTGGGGCCAGGGTGTCGAGTACTatgataaaaattaatttgtattgaatatttgtagttttcttaggcaaaatttaaaatataatattaaaaacttttgaaaGCTGATCATTATGTAAAGaattaaatactatatatatcttttctGATGTAATTCTCTTACTCAGAGCAAAAAGTTGGTTTTAAGAACCATCAAAAATTCTCCTTTTAACATTTCTTGCacttttaaaaaccttttatcTATCATTTAAGTTTGCTAATAGGGCAGTTTTTGATTGCTTTTTGTGAAGAGTGTACATCTCTTtgcttcaattttttttttgtgcacacttttcaattaaaattgtattgttttcttttactttGTCTGAGTTGTTTACTTAGGCGAGCGTTTCCTCAGGCTCCTTGTTTTCCGGTTCATCCCAGCTGTGGTAACGGTATTGGTAAAGGTACTGGACGTTGTCCTGCTCCCGCGGAAGGTCCAGACGGTCCGAGGTTATATCCAGTGGCGCTGGCCGATGCGGCGCCCATTGTTGAAGGCGGCAAGATGCCAGAAGGTGGCGGAGGCAGGGGCGCTCCAGGTCGTAGTGGCGATCCACCGCCAAAGTAACCATAGCCCAAGGGAGCCCCGGCTGAAGCAGAGTTCTGATCGCTCTGGTAAATATACACATTGCTGTTTCCCTGAGCCTGCTGCTGATTCAGGGGCGTGGTGTAAAAACCCCCAGGAGCGGTGTAGTAGCCAGGCTGCGGTCCAATGGCCGCTGGGTTGCAGCCGTAAATGGGGCAATTATAATAGCCGGATATGGGATAGGCGGGACCGGCAAACAGCGGATCCGGATTATGATAGGCCATCCAGCGATTGCGCCAGCGACGGAACAGAGTTCCCAGAAAGAAGAACGAACGCCCGTCGATAGGTTCCGGACCGGAGGATTCTACATCCAGATCGGGATCACCCTCGGACTCCACAGCACCACTTCTGCTGCCCGCCAGGATCATCAGAAACACAAACTGGAGCACTGACATCTTTCCAACTGCATTGATGAAAGTCTCTAAGTAAACTGCCGCCAATTCGATCTCCGCTGTACCAAACTGGAGCAGTCGAATGAAGACCCGGCGCCTAATGGGCCTTGTAATGAGCATTCGAGTGCTGTAACTTCGTCAAAGCCAACAAACCATGAAgatgtatttaaattatatgacTTGAAGGCTGCCGTGGCAATGTATTATAAACAGGTTAGGCCTACAATTCGCAAACTGTAAAGTTTTtgaaataagaaatttaattaaattaagatgGACTTAAAAACAAAGTTCCCAAACAAACTAATTTTGTATTTCAAGCTTATGTGTAATAATAAATTCGGTCTAAAATATTACCAGGTCCAAAAATGAGCACCCATATTGATTTCTGGAAGAGATATTTTTTACCGgtaatgtacatatatcttaaaaataaatcagtaagaaaatatatatgtacatatatgagTAAGTGATTAGACATAAAAACAATACTAAGAATAGTTTATAtcttataaatacaataaataagccaaaaaaCTAATCTTATACAAATTTTCGGCATTAGCCGATGAGGCGTAGGCTCTGAAGTGGTGAGAAATGCAGCACCGCCCACATCGGGGATGTAGCTCAGATGGTAGAGCGCTCGCTTAGCATGTGAGAGGTACGGGGATCGATGCCCTGCATCTCCAAGAggaactgttttttttttatatatttatataattaaaattaacagtAATTAACgggatttaaaaaatatacagaacTTTATCCCCTACCACCGCCCTTGATGTTTCTTTTTACAAAAAACCGCACGTTTCAGcaatttttcattattaaacGCAACGAAAAAACTTCAAGTTTTTTACCTTTGCTGcatgattttattttgccaCATTACATACTTTCTGTgaggacaaaaaaaaaaacgatttgaGTTATGAGTTCTGCGTGCCAGGTGTACTAACAATCGGGACACTTATCAGTTTACAGATTATGCGACAGGGAAACACCCTGCCAAGCTGTGCCGCCAAagtatatttcaaatattcaCCGAGCCCGCAGAGAAAAACCCGCATACCCGGCCTGCCATTGGGGGCCTGCGAATAAAGTGTGCAAAAAACAGGTGACAACAATCAGTGAGAGGTGAAAAAAGGGAGAAAAGCCTGCGCCCGTGtctggaaaaacaaaaacaataacccCACTTAGGGCTGAGAAAATTCACGGGCCCGTGAAAATTTCGCACGTTTTTATGGCTTCCATGAATAACTTCTTATGGCCCGAACCAACCATCCTTGGAAAATGTGAGTAATGGCCACATAGATTAGCCTGCGACCGTTTGATTTCTCTCCATTCCCgaaaatcatttaattaaaaaaatatgcaaactCAACGGAAAAACTACAAACGAATTAAGAGGGCGAAACTTTCCATAAACTTTGTTGCCatcaaaacaataaaaaccacAATCCTCGACCGGACTCTGCCTTTGTTATCGAAGCTCGAAACGGACAATGGACAATGGCCGGGTGTCCTTTTTTACGACAAAGCCAAATCCGGCGGAACCACATAAATTATGTTAATGCCTATGCCATGTACACGCCCACTGTGTGGGAGCCCGACCGTTCTGGCCGGACTGTCCGTCCGGATAATCAGAAAAATACACAGCACACACATAGGTTGGACAAGGGACATTTGCTTAGTGGTTGTGTGCGATAGTTTTTGTGCAGTCCGTTGAGAAAATTGCTGACAATTGCTAAAAATCCTCGGGGTGACAATGAGGACTGGCTCAGTTCTTGGAAGGGGGCATTGGAACCTtccaaataatatatatatatatactatatgtacGAACACATGTCGGGGCGGGAACTAAGCTAATATTGGTTGGGGGGCAAAGTCTGGGCAAATATTACTGGTTATTTTGGCGAGTTTGCCAAAGTTTGAGATCATAAAATGGAGCTAGTTTTCAACTATAATATCCGATAAGTGAAAGCCAACCAGCATCCACAGcagaaacacacaaaaatataaattctcgAGAGGAAATTAGAAGAGGACATTGCTGTATCCGACTTACAAAACACAAAGGACCCACAGACAGGACAttggaaattaaattcataaaaatatttatacttccAGATATGTGGATGTTTATACAGTTGAAGTTAAAATAATAGAATTactaagaaaattaaagacaATAGAAAACCAAACAAAGTTTTTTGGGACTTAACTGTGCTATATATTGATTTCTACAAAACTAACCCTTTAAAgacacaaataaatatacgAATACGTTAGACTAgacttctttatttttataaggaaatatttatttaaaaaaatatattttaaatattaacgaTATGCCAAGGTCTACTATTATTTTCACCCCAACTGTAGGCAGCTTTGTTCAGCTTGTCTGAAGTTGGTTTTTGTTGCATTGtttcataattataaatatacaaataaagcGCCCATTGGGCTTGAGTGCGTTTGagtataaaaaaacaagataAGCCAGAGGCGGCGGCGAGTGcatgtaaataaattgaaacaaaTAAGCTGACTGCTGGCTAATTGCAGGCAGTTCCCGCGCCATTTCTCTGGAAAAgcgaatgaaattgaaaagccGTTCGTTCCATTTGCAAGGCAAATACGCGTCGCCCTCGCATCTGCGGGcattctttccttttttttcctccttGCGGTGGACAACATCGCAACATGCTGTCGAACATTTCCGGCGGACAGCGCCGTTCGTTTCCGTTATGCAACGCCGTTGCAAGGACAACAACAGGTGGACGTGGGCCGGAGGATGTGCGCGTGGGTGGCGAATCCGTTGCCAGTGTTTACGCAAGCCAAACTTTTTGTCAGCTGTCATCGGGCAGACgtacaaaagaaaaacgagAGTTTTTCCCTTTATTATCCCGGTCTCAACAAGTCGAAGGCTCGAGGAATGACAGCTGCAACGTAGTGCAATGAATGTTCggcagaaaaaataatatcgaacttaaaaaaaaagaaaaaatacgtTGCAGACAACAACCTTTGTTGCTTGAAGGCCCCGGCGAGATTCGAACTCACGATCTCCTGTTTACTAGACAGGCGCTTTAACCAACTAAGCCACGGCGCCACTTGCGGTAGGGTCAAAAATTTCGAAACTTAGGTGGAAGAAAACTATTTACTTattaaaaataccaaaaatacttataattgattaatttaaataaattttagatatatGCATAggatttacaaatttaaaatagaggAAATACACTTAGTattagttataaaaataaattcaatacaaTTCTTAGAAAAGGCCGTGACGTTGTACTTTTGTTCTACGCAGTGTaaccaaaaactttaaaatcaaaatgaaaaaagttttaaattattaaaattaaaaagtatgttttaaaaaagatgaaaattttaacatttaacaaaaaaaaactaatcacGTTATCATTGTGAAGGCCCCGGCGAGATTCGAACTCACGATCTCCTGTTTACTAGACAGGCGCTTTAACCAACTAAGCCACGGCGCCACTTGATTTTCGTGTGTCCAATGAACGATAATTGCTTCTTCTCTTTTCAACTTgga
Above is a genomic segment from Drosophila kikkawai strain 14028-0561.14 chromosome 3R, DkikHiC1v2, whole genome shotgun sequence containing:
- the LOC108075461 gene encoding protein Turandot M-like; its protein translation is MNPTLFLSFLVVIIGSLVWTATAQEDLESQKQRIIEIFKNADAGSIGESDVVFLVHFLEKHRNVIPLTPEQQSLADAIVRKYNEEKAKQPLVEGAPPQGGWITDALKKLAVEVGLALAEAIKKTLRP
- the LOC108075367 gene encoding scale keratin, which translates into the protein MLCLGLAHAHGFGGKFGGGYAPVYNNFVPYPVAQPIPVPQPVPVPVAIPQPIPVPVPQPVVVPIKHGWKGGFGGLGGGFGGYGGGFGGGFAGSQSYASSFSSASAFGGGYGSGIFKRR
- the LOC108075487 gene encoding uncharacterized protein; this translates as MVKIRTSLVVLLSLCACCLAQYQYPQQRPSPSSGTGAQPTGGQVDNRILGNLLGGGGLFGGGGGGGGGLFPNILGLLGGNRPQPQVVPQPYPVPVPYGGGYGGGGYPPVFGGGYTGGLGGGFPGGGFGGGFGNPYGGGYYG
- the LOC108075488 gene encoding uncharacterized protein, whose amino-acid sequence is MSVLQFVFLMILAGSRSGAVESEGDPDLDVESSGPEPIDGRSFFFLGTLFRRWRNRWMAYHNPDPLFAGPAYPISGYYNCPIYGCNPAAIGPQPGYYTAPGGFYTTPLNQQQAQGNSNVYIYQSDQNSASAGAPLGYGYFGGGSPLRPGAPLPPPPSGILPPSTMGAASASATGYNLGPSGPSAGAGQRPVPLPIPLPQLG